The proteins below are encoded in one region of Maribacter aestuarii:
- a CDS encoding efflux RND transporter periplasmic adaptor subunit gives MRRTSYIIFLILLSLGLSDCGNSEKKSAEAMESETDAVLGLIQLTEEQFENSGMALGNMEEKQFPITVQVNGMIDVPPENKAVVNATMGGYITRTPLLIGDVVKKGQLLVTLENPEFVRLQQEYMEVKQQLAYLQSEYQRQTTLMDENITSQKSFLKAESEYKSANARYNGLKKQLEMLHISTSEVEKGNISSIATIYAPISGSVTKINVSKGTYVSPATAILEIIDNDHIHLELSVFEKDIMKLKKGQPIHFKIPEASEKVYEAEVHLIGSSIGENRTIKVHGHLHDEAQNNFLTGMFIDAEIETDSQAGKALPETAIVEIAGAYFILHLTNEANSTYEFEQTEVEIGPTRNGFTEIKNPDKFKPSDRFLTKGAFDLLGE, from the coding sequence ATGCGACGTACATCATATATCATCTTTTTAATCTTATTAAGCTTGGGATTGTCCGATTGTGGCAATTCTGAAAAGAAATCTGCAGAAGCCATGGAATCTGAAACGGATGCCGTCCTAGGGCTTATTCAATTAACCGAAGAACAGTTTGAAAACAGCGGTATGGCTTTGGGAAACATGGAAGAAAAACAATTCCCGATAACCGTACAGGTTAATGGAATGATTGACGTTCCACCAGAAAACAAGGCCGTTGTAAACGCAACCATGGGCGGTTATATTACAAGAACCCCTCTGCTCATTGGCGATGTGGTTAAAAAAGGACAACTTTTGGTCACTCTTGAAAATCCGGAATTCGTGCGTCTGCAGCAAGAATATATGGAAGTAAAACAACAACTCGCGTACCTGCAATCGGAATACCAACGCCAGACAACATTAATGGACGAAAATATTACCTCTCAAAAGAGTTTCTTGAAGGCAGAAAGCGAATACAAAAGTGCTAACGCCCGCTATAACGGACTCAAAAAACAACTGGAAATGCTCCATATTTCTACATCGGAAGTAGAAAAAGGAAATATTAGCAGCATTGCCACTATTTACGCCCCAATAAGTGGAAGTGTCACCAAAATTAACGTTAGCAAGGGTACCTATGTTTCCCCGGCAACGGCTATTCTCGAAATCATCGACAATGACCATATTCATTTGGAACTTTCGGTCTTTGAAAAAGACATCATGAAACTCAAAAAAGGGCAACCGATACACTTTAAGATTCCAGAAGCCTCTGAGAAAGTCTATGAAGCGGAAGTACATTTAATTGGTTCTTCCATTGGAGAGAATCGCACGATTAAAGTTCATGGTCATCTGCACGATGAAGCCCAGAACAACTTCTTGACGGGTATGTTCATAGATGCTGAAATTGAAACGGATTCACAAGCAGGTAAAGCTCTTCCCGAAACCGCTATAGTGGAAATTGCAGGTGCCTACTTTATTTTACACCTTACGAATGAGGCGAACAGTACGTACGAATTTGAACAAACGGAAGTGGAAATTGGTCCAACGAGAAATGGGTTTACGGAAATCAAAAATCCCGATAAATTCAAACCCTCCGACCGATTCTTGACTAAGGGAGCTTTTGACTTGTTGGGGGAGTAA
- a CDS encoding sensor histidine kinase: MNSFRFNNSDYLLTAMYFLIATAWLAFRYTVEEYTNFEIITGLLGFILKTLVLIVVLTWLIQRFIVSQKNYFLFFLLAFTTLGLVGYLDLLRDYFTADPSWEWNPSLDIILVNSFYNSTPDVALPLGIILGKKYYENKLDYVKLQNAQKELELKVLRSQYDPHFLYNSLNTIDALIDYSPKEIVKQYLSHLAGLYRHLIQTKDFDIVTLEDELELARNYFYLIETRFENDYHFEIIDMGIPKVNYLPNGAILAVLENVVKHNKALDGNSIRTAIIIEEETILVTNTKAKRLTKNNTLGTGLDNLSKRYELLSDKKIEIQETDGIFNIKLPLLKVLD, from the coding sequence ATGAACAGTTTTAGATTCAATAATTCTGATTACCTACTTACTGCAATGTATTTTTTGATTGCTACTGCTTGGCTAGCATTTCGTTACACGGTTGAAGAATATACTAATTTTGAAATCATTACGGGATTATTGGGGTTCATTCTTAAAACGCTCGTATTGATAGTTGTACTAACTTGGCTCATACAAAGGTTTATCGTATCCCAGAAAAACTATTTCCTTTTCTTCCTGCTCGCGTTTACCACGTTAGGACTTGTTGGATATTTAGATCTTCTAAGAGATTATTTTACTGCAGACCCTTCTTGGGAATGGAACCCTTCTTTAGATATCATTCTGGTTAACAGTTTTTACAATTCCACACCCGATGTTGCGCTACCCTTAGGCATAATATTAGGTAAAAAATATTATGAAAATAAGTTGGATTACGTAAAGCTACAAAATGCTCAAAAAGAGTTGGAACTGAAAGTTTTGCGCTCACAATACGATCCGCATTTTCTGTATAATAGTCTAAATACGATAGATGCGCTTATAGACTATTCCCCAAAAGAAATAGTTAAACAGTACCTATCCCATTTAGCTGGACTTTATCGGCATTTAATCCAAACTAAAGATTTCGATATCGTAACCTTAGAAGATGAACTAGAATTGGCCAGAAATTATTTTTATTTGATTGAAACCCGATTTGAAAACGATTATCATTTTGAAATTATAGATATGGGCATCCCTAAGGTCAACTACTTGCCTAATGGAGCTATTCTAGCCGTCCTTGAAAACGTGGTCAAGCATAACAAGGCTTTAGATGGCAATAGTATTAGAACGGCGATTATAATAGAAGAGGAAACCATTTTGGTTACGAACACAAAAGCAAAAAGGCTAACTAAAAATAATACGTTGGGAACAGGCTTAGACAACCTGTCTAAAAGATACGAGCTTTTGAGCGATAAAAAAATTGAGATCCAGGAAACCGATGGTATTTTCAATATCAAATTACCTTTGTTAAAGGTTTTGGATTAA
- a CDS encoding serine hydrolase domain-containing protein — protein sequence MFLKFEPGSSFEYSGEGYQYLAKVLAHILKTDDAGLETIYQKRIARPLKLNVTKYLQDGKNMENKAKGYIEGIAVKEDDDPAIFGAAFSVHSEALDFSKWLIALLDEEGLTKESYRQLFETQVELPEDHLQRQEGITDWTLGFAKATLPFGSAYGHGGNNPGYSSLFAISPDMKWGYVIFTNANQSKLPLTLLQYLMNP from the coding sequence TTGTTCCTAAAATTTGAACCAGGAAGCAGCTTCGAGTACTCCGGAGAAGGTTATCAATATTTAGCGAAGGTTTTGGCCCACATACTAAAAACAGATGATGCTGGTTTGGAAACTATTTATCAAAAGCGAATAGCCCGCCCTTTAAAGTTAAACGTTACTAAGTATCTTCAGGACGGCAAAAACATGGAGAACAAGGCCAAAGGATATATCGAGGGAATAGCCGTAAAAGAAGATGATGACCCTGCAATTTTTGGGGCGGCATTTTCAGTTCATTCAGAAGCATTAGATTTTTCAAAGTGGCTTATAGCCCTTTTGGATGAAGAAGGACTCACCAAGGAAAGCTATAGACAGCTTTTTGAAACTCAAGTTGAATTACCAGAGGACCATCTTCAAAGACAAGAAGGCATAACAGATTGGACATTAGGTTTTGCCAAGGCTACTCTTCCTTTCGGCTCGGCCTATGGTCACGGTGGAAATAACCCAGGCTACAGTAGTTTGTTCGCAATTTCGCCTGATATGAAATGGGGGTATGTTATTTTTACCAATGCGAATCAATCAAAATTGCCTTTGACACTATTGCAATATTTAATGAATCCATAA
- a CDS encoding serine hydrolase domain-containing protein has translation MKLKVRKVIPIILILVMHMSCKIIKGQQTGQSKTLTNLIGKKISSDSLDIFLEGQMKVLDVPGVSVAIINDGRVVYHTVKGYADSETKKKVNEKTIFEGASLSKPLFAYFVMGFVEEGKLDLDRPLYEYLPYDDIANDERYKKITARMVLSHTTGLPNWRF, from the coding sequence ATGAAACTCAAAGTAAGAAAAGTCATTCCAATTATCCTCATCCTAGTCATGCATATGTCCTGTAAAATAATCAAAGGGCAGCAAACGGGGCAAAGTAAAACTTTGACGAATTTGATAGGTAAAAAAATCTCATCTGACTCGCTTGATATCTTTTTGGAAGGCCAAATGAAAGTATTGGACGTTCCGGGAGTCTCAGTCGCAATCATCAATGACGGAAGGGTAGTTTACCACACTGTTAAGGGGTATGCCGACAGTGAGACCAAGAAGAAAGTAAACGAAAAGACCATTTTTGAAGGAGCTTCACTTTCAAAACCATTGTTTGCCTATTTTGTTATGGGTTTTGTTGAAGAGGGTAAATTAGATTTGGACAGACCCCTATATGAGTATTTGCCCTATGATGACATTGCGAATGATGAACGTTATAAAAAGATTACCGCAAGAATGGTACTTTCCCATACGACGGGTTTGCCCAATTGGAGATTCTGA
- a CDS encoding LytR/AlgR family response regulator transcription factor — protein sequence MHILILEDETPAHKKLVSYLFDFFEGSCTMDSSRTVEEGTTLLKLNNYDLILSDIKLLDGNSFEVFGNVATTTPIIFCTAYDEHLLEAFQTNGIAYILKPYLKDDFDKALKKFKDFFEPKMLEKDIFKRLNNILDNGNETYKKRFAIKKRQGIKLLEVAEISLIQASGDFCKIIDSHGQLHSIPQSIGSLVNELNPKNFYKVNRSQIVSIEYIEKIESYAKNRLALKIRGFKEYVITSSSITKEFRKWIEQ from the coding sequence ATGCATATTCTTATTTTAGAAGACGAAACTCCCGCCCATAAGAAATTGGTATCCTATCTTTTTGATTTTTTCGAGGGGTCCTGTACCATGGATAGTTCAAGAACTGTGGAAGAAGGTACTACATTATTAAAATTAAATAACTATGATTTAATATTATCGGACATCAAACTCTTGGATGGTAATTCTTTTGAAGTTTTTGGGAATGTCGCAACTACTACTCCAATTATCTTTTGTACGGCATATGATGAACATTTGTTAGAAGCCTTTCAGACAAACGGTATCGCCTATATTCTAAAACCTTACCTTAAAGATGATTTTGACAAAGCGTTAAAGAAGTTTAAAGACTTTTTTGAACCAAAAATGCTTGAGAAGGATATTTTCAAGAGACTTAATAATATACTTGACAATGGGAACGAAACCTACAAGAAACGGTTTGCAATAAAGAAACGGCAGGGCATAAAGCTTTTAGAGGTGGCGGAGATTTCTTTGATTCAAGCCAGTGGTGATTTTTGTAAGATAATCGATTCGCATGGCCAACTCCACAGTATTCCACAGAGTATAGGTTCACTTGTCAATGAGCTGAATCCAAAGAATTTCTATAAAGTCAATCGAAGCCAAATCGTTAGTATTGAATACATTGAAAAAATTGAATCGTATGCTAAAAACCGGCTTGCCCTAAAAATTCGAGGATTTAAGGAGTACGTAATAACAAGTTCTTCCATAACCAAGGAGTTCAGAAAATGGATTGAACAATGA
- a CDS encoding ZIP family metal transporter has translation MLEVIDYFESINPILAALYATLFTWGLTALGASLVFFFKSPNRAVMDGMLGFTGGVMVAASFWSLLAPGIELSPGEGFVKVIPAAVGFLLGAFFLFGLDKVLPHLHINFKESEAEGVKTPWHRTTLLTLAITLHNIPEGLAVGVLFGGVAAGFEGASIGGAVALALGIGLQNFPEGFAVAMPLRRQGLTRRKSFMYGQASAAVEPIAAVIGAWAVITFQPILPYALAFAAGAMIFVVVEEVIPETQQDKHSDVAVMGFIGGFIVMMTLDVGLG, from the coding sequence ATGCTAGAAGTAATCGATTATTTTGAGTCTATAAATCCAATCTTGGCAGCTTTGTACGCCACGCTTTTCACTTGGGGATTAACGGCCTTGGGAGCAAGTTTAGTTTTCTTTTTTAAAAGCCCAAATAGGGCAGTAATGGATGGGATGCTTGGTTTTACGGGAGGAGTTATGGTCGCCGCTAGTTTTTGGAGCCTGCTGGCACCAGGAATAGAACTGAGCCCGGGAGAGGGTTTTGTAAAGGTGATACCTGCTGCTGTCGGATTTTTATTAGGTGCGTTTTTTCTGTTTGGATTGGATAAGGTTTTGCCCCACCTACATATCAATTTTAAGGAAAGTGAGGCGGAGGGTGTTAAAACCCCATGGCACCGGACCACACTACTTACGCTGGCAATCACCCTACACAATATTCCCGAAGGTCTTGCAGTAGGTGTTTTGTTCGGTGGAGTTGCGGCCGGTTTTGAAGGGGCATCCATTGGGGGGGCGGTTGCCTTGGCTCTAGGTATCGGCCTACAAAATTTTCCCGAGGGATTCGCAGTCGCGATGCCCTTAAGGCGTCAAGGACTAACTCGCCGGAAAAGTTTTATGTACGGTCAAGCTTCTGCAGCTGTGGAGCCTATTGCAGCAGTAATCGGAGCTTGGGCCGTCATTACCTTTCAGCCCATATTACCTTATGCACTGGCCTTTGCGGCAGGGGCTATGATATTCGTAGTGGTAGAGGAGGTGATTCCGGAAACGCAACAGGACAAACATTCCGATGTAGCCGTAATGGGTTTCATTGGCGGCTTCATAGTGATGATGACGTTGGATGTAGGATTGGGGTAA
- a CDS encoding metal-dependent transcriptional regulator, translating into MTLSEEDYIKAIYHLGKGETTPVSTNAIAAQMDTKPSSVTDMIKKLSDKDLVFYKKYKGVSLTETGRLSALAIIRKHRLWEVFLVDKLDFAWDEVHSIAEQLEHIKSEKLIDKLDGYLGSPKVDPHGDPIPSKDGKFKTSVKKLVSELPVGSQGICVGVNDSSAAFLKFLDKNKIALGDSFQILDKEEFDGSVQLKTPHGNIRISSQIASNLFLEVSENQ; encoded by the coding sequence ATGACACTTTCGGAAGAGGACTATATAAAGGCGATTTATCATCTTGGTAAGGGTGAGACCACTCCTGTTTCTACAAATGCCATTGCTGCTCAGATGGATACTAAGCCTTCTTCTGTAACGGACATGATAAAAAAACTATCCGATAAAGACCTTGTTTTTTACAAGAAGTATAAGGGGGTTTCTTTAACGGAAACCGGTAGATTGTCTGCTTTGGCCATCATACGAAAACATAGGCTATGGGAGGTTTTCTTGGTTGATAAGCTGGATTTTGCCTGGGATGAAGTTCACAGTATTGCAGAGCAATTGGAACATATAAAAAGTGAAAAGCTCATTGATAAATTAGATGGTTACCTGGGCTCTCCAAAGGTGGACCCGCACGGCGATCCAATTCCTTCCAAGGACGGAAAATTTAAAACATCGGTTAAGAAATTGGTCAGCGAACTTCCGGTCGGGAGCCAGGGTATATGTGTAGGAGTAAACGATTCTTCCGCCGCGTTTTTAAAATTTCTGGATAAAAACAAAATTGCATTGGGAGATTCGTTTCAAATATTGGACAAGGAAGAGTTTGATGGCTCCGTGCAATTAAAAACGCCTCATGGCAACATCCGTATATCTTCTCAAATCGCGTCCAACTTATTTTTAGAAGTTTCTGAAAATCAATAG
- a CDS encoding CusA/CzcA family heavy metal efflux RND transporter, whose protein sequence is MLSYIINFSIRNKFIVLLFTAFIIGFGIYSLTQIPIGAVPDVTNNQVQVITTSRNLSTQDMEQFITYPVELEMANLPGVTEIRSVTKFGLSVVTIVFEDDLGTYLPRQLIAEKIKSASEKIPNGFGSPEMGPITTGLGEIYQYILDVKPGYEDRYDATELRTIQDWIVKRQLSGIPGVVEVNTWGGYLKQYEVAIKTEKLNAMNITAHEVFNALEMNNNVAGGGYIEKVNQAYFIRGEGLITDLKDIKDIVIKTVDGIPVLVKDVAEVGYGSAIRFGAITGNGQGEKVLGQVMMLKNANSKQVIDAVHERVAEISKSLPEGVYINAFLDRSELIAKTTFTVTENLILGCLIVIFVVVLLLGNFRSGLVVASVIPLCLLFALSLMYIFGVDANLMSLGAIDFGIIIDGAVIIVEFIAFQIAAKSTELSSLSPTALQIQKDEITTESAAKMMNSAIFGQLIILIVFIPILSLTGVEGKMFKPMALTFSFALIGAMLLCFTYVPVAASLFLIPTRPSEKNVSVRLMRWLENRYSPIIHWALQRKKIVLGLAVILLIGTAFLFSKMGGEFVPTLDEGDFVIQPVLKTGTSLSKTIETTTEIEKILLETFPEVEQVVTRIGAAEVPTDPMSMEESDVIITLKPKSEWESADSKDELANKFKEALTIIPGMEVEFTQPIEMRFNELITGVRADIAIKIFGENLDILSEKGNEIKDLIRDVEGASDVTVEKIVGLPQMNVNYDRAKIARYGLNIQDLNEMVSMGFAGRTVGNIYEGEKRFDLVVRLDQENRKDIDNLKNLYVDIPSGGKIPLNELAKISYQKGAAKISRDDTRRRIVVGINVRNRDLQSVVDDVQQLINTNVKLPVGYSITYGGQFENLQSAKERLWFAVPIALLLIFILLYFAFKSVKQALIIYSAIPLAAVGGVLLLWIRGMPFSISAGVGFIALFGIAVLNGIVLIEHFKELKKQSFETMEALIKQGTKDRLRAVLLTASAAALGFLPMAISTSAGAEVQRPLATVVIGGLVTATILTLLVLPVLYSIFNSDSSLEDTHWRTPKNKKLTMLLILVTLSFSFTVNSQEKALGLEELIPLAIENNSGLKAVDLSVDRSDAMIGNAFDFGKTGVYYHYDQNNLSMGNLPLNVFGVQQDFEFPTVYFAKRKVNKTNYNLNTIAYNIQQKVLKRDITASYYQLQYSKEKEAIYNHLDSLYQNFAYMAKRRFELGETNYLEKITASSKQRQVQIALEQARQDVFISRNKLIQKLQIPGSILIKHIPIGRVPLSPTQIDESKEILYYDNSIDLAMAKRKLEIQQLLPDVSLTYFQGTNSAVQGNLYGYQAGLKIPLFFGANASRIKAAKIAEQISSEESKDYKIRLNARNSELQAQLEKYDKALLYYENEGTQLSEEILKTALISFKNGEIDFFQYIQSLENAYQIQLDYLDNLNQYNQTVINLNYLTI, encoded by the coding sequence ATGCTTTCATACATTATCAATTTTAGTATTCGTAACAAGTTCATTGTACTCTTGTTCACTGCCTTTATTATAGGTTTTGGTATTTATTCCCTCACACAGATTCCCATAGGTGCCGTACCCGATGTTACTAACAACCAGGTGCAGGTCATTACCACTTCCCGCAATCTTTCTACGCAGGACATGGAGCAGTTTATCACCTATCCCGTTGAACTGGAAATGGCCAATTTACCGGGAGTGACGGAAATCCGCTCAGTGACCAAATTCGGTCTTTCAGTGGTGACGATCGTTTTTGAGGATGACTTGGGAACCTATCTCCCACGTCAATTGATTGCCGAAAAAATAAAATCCGCTTCGGAGAAGATTCCCAATGGTTTTGGCTCACCGGAAATGGGTCCCATTACTACCGGACTTGGCGAAATCTACCAATACATTCTCGATGTAAAACCGGGATATGAAGACCGCTATGATGCTACCGAACTGCGTACCATACAAGATTGGATCGTAAAGCGGCAATTATCTGGAATACCAGGTGTGGTCGAAGTAAATACTTGGGGCGGTTATTTAAAGCAGTACGAAGTGGCCATAAAGACTGAAAAGTTGAACGCCATGAACATTACTGCCCACGAGGTTTTTAATGCATTGGAAATGAACAACAATGTTGCTGGTGGTGGTTATATTGAAAAAGTAAATCAGGCCTATTTTATTCGCGGAGAGGGCTTGATTACCGATTTAAAGGATATTAAAGATATCGTCATCAAAACCGTAGATGGTATTCCCGTTTTGGTAAAGGATGTAGCAGAAGTGGGCTACGGAAGCGCAATTAGATTTGGAGCTATAACGGGTAACGGGCAGGGTGAAAAAGTGTTAGGCCAAGTCATGATGCTAAAAAACGCCAACTCAAAGCAAGTCATAGATGCGGTACATGAACGCGTTGCAGAAATCTCCAAGTCCTTACCTGAAGGCGTATATATCAATGCCTTTTTGGACAGGAGCGAGCTTATTGCGAAAACCACTTTCACGGTGACGGAAAACCTCATTTTGGGTTGTTTAATCGTCATTTTCGTTGTGGTACTGTTGTTGGGAAATTTCCGATCGGGATTAGTAGTTGCCTCAGTTATTCCCTTATGTCTGCTTTTTGCGCTATCCTTAATGTACATTTTTGGTGTTGATGCAAACCTTATGAGTTTGGGAGCCATCGATTTTGGAATCATCATTGACGGTGCGGTCATTATTGTAGAATTCATCGCCTTTCAGATTGCGGCGAAAAGTACCGAATTGTCCTCGCTTTCCCCAACCGCATTACAAATACAAAAAGATGAGATAACTACTGAAAGTGCTGCAAAAATGATGAATTCCGCCATATTCGGACAACTCATTATTTTAATCGTATTTATTCCGATTTTATCGCTGACAGGGGTTGAAGGCAAAATGTTTAAACCCATGGCCTTGACCTTTAGTTTTGCACTCATCGGTGCCATGTTGCTCTGCTTTACCTACGTTCCTGTAGCGGCATCTTTATTTTTGATACCAACAAGACCCTCTGAGAAGAATGTTTCGGTTCGATTGATGCGATGGTTAGAAAATCGCTATAGCCCAATAATACATTGGGCGTTACAGCGCAAAAAGATTGTCTTAGGTCTGGCCGTTATTCTGTTGATCGGCACAGCATTTCTCTTCTCAAAAATGGGAGGCGAATTCGTTCCTACTCTGGATGAAGGTGATTTTGTCATCCAACCGGTGCTTAAAACGGGAACATCCCTGAGCAAAACCATTGAAACCACTACGGAAATTGAAAAGATTCTACTGGAAACATTCCCTGAGGTAGAACAGGTGGTTACCCGTATCGGTGCTGCGGAAGTGCCCACAGATCCGATGTCCATGGAAGAAAGTGATGTCATTATTACCCTTAAACCAAAAAGTGAATGGGAATCGGCCGATAGTAAAGATGAATTGGCAAATAAGTTCAAGGAAGCACTTACTATTATTCCCGGAATGGAGGTCGAGTTTACCCAACCTATTGAAATGCGTTTTAATGAACTGATTACCGGAGTGCGCGCCGATATCGCCATCAAAATATTTGGCGAAAATCTTGATATCCTCAGTGAAAAAGGAAATGAAATAAAAGACCTCATACGTGATGTTGAGGGCGCATCCGATGTAACGGTCGAAAAAATAGTAGGGCTACCGCAAATGAACGTAAACTATGACCGAGCAAAAATCGCACGCTACGGACTGAACATTCAAGACCTCAACGAAATGGTTTCCATGGGGTTTGCAGGACGCACCGTAGGTAATATATATGAAGGAGAAAAAAGGTTCGACTTGGTCGTGCGTCTTGACCAAGAAAATCGCAAGGACATTGATAACCTGAAAAATTTATATGTTGATATTCCCTCAGGAGGTAAAATTCCCTTAAACGAACTTGCCAAAATTAGCTATCAAAAGGGTGCTGCCAAAATTAGTCGCGATGATACCCGAAGACGAATCGTAGTCGGCATAAACGTCCGAAATCGTGATTTGCAATCTGTTGTTGATGATGTACAGCAATTGATAAATACCAACGTAAAACTACCTGTAGGCTATTCAATTACTTACGGAGGGCAGTTCGAAAACTTGCAAAGCGCCAAAGAACGTTTATGGTTTGCAGTTCCTATTGCTCTGTTACTCATTTTTATTCTATTGTATTTTGCCTTCAAATCCGTGAAGCAAGCACTGATTATTTATTCCGCAATTCCACTTGCAGCAGTGGGTGGGGTTTTACTTCTATGGATTCGTGGAATGCCCTTTAGTATTTCGGCAGGCGTAGGTTTCATTGCCCTTTTTGGTATCGCTGTTCTCAACGGCATCGTATTAATAGAACATTTTAAAGAACTCAAAAAACAATCTTTTGAAACTATGGAAGCTCTTATTAAACAAGGCACCAAAGACCGTTTGCGCGCCGTACTCTTAACCGCATCTGCCGCGGCCCTGGGTTTTCTGCCCATGGCTATTTCCACCAGTGCTGGAGCCGAAGTGCAACGTCCTTTGGCAACGGTGGTTATTGGTGGGCTGGTCACGGCAACGATATTAACCTTACTGGTACTGCCCGTCCTCTATTCGATTTTCAATTCGGATAGCTCTCTGGAGGATACTCATTGGAGAACACCTAAAAACAAAAAGCTGACCATGCTTTTGATTTTGGTTACGCTTTCCTTTTCCTTCACAGTAAACAGTCAAGAAAAAGCATTAGGATTGGAGGAATTAATTCCGCTGGCCATTGAAAATAATTCGGGGCTTAAAGCCGTTGATTTGAGCGTAGACCGCTCGGATGCAATGATAGGAAACGCTTTCGACTTTGGTAAAACAGGAGTATACTATCACTATGACCAGAATAACCTGAGCATGGGCAATTTACCCTTGAACGTTTTTGGTGTACAGCAGGATTTTGAATTTCCCACAGTATACTTTGCTAAAAGGAAAGTGAACAAAACCAATTACAATCTAAATACAATCGCTTATAATATACAACAAAAAGTATTGAAACGTGACATAACGGCTTCCTATTACCAATTACAATATTCTAAAGAAAAGGAGGCTATTTATAATCACTTGGACAGTCTATACCAAAACTTTGCCTACATGGCGAAACGACGATTTGAATTGGGGGAAACGAACTACTTGGAAAAAATAACGGCGTCTTCCAAGCAAAGACAAGTGCAAATTGCTTTGGAACAAGCACGGCAAGATGTTTTTATCTCCAGAAACAAATTAATCCAAAAACTTCAAATACCGGGCAGTATATTAATTAAACATATACCGATTGGTCGGGTTCCCTTAAGCCCCACTCAAATTGATGAGTCCAAGGAAATATTGTACTACGATAACAGTATTGATTTAGCGATGGCCAAACGTAAATTGGAAATTCAGCAATTACTTCCAGATGTTAGTTTGACCTATTTTCAAGGTACTAACAGCGCTGTGCAAGGCAATCTTTATGGCTATCAGGCAGGACTAAAAATCCCGTTATTCTTTGGAGCGAACGCGTCCCGTATCAAAGCTGCAAAAATTGCGGAACAAATTTCATCCGAAGAGTCGAAGGATTATAAAATCCGTTTGAACGCACGAAATTCAGAATTACAAGCACAATTAGAGAAATATGATAAAGCACTATTATATTATGAAAATGAAGGCACGCAACTTTCGGAAGAAATTCTGAAAACAGCCCTGATCAGCTTCAAAAATGGCGAAATTGACTTTTTTCAATATATCCAAAGTCTTGAGAACGCTTATCAGATACAATTGGATTATTTGGACAATCTCAATCAATACAATCAAACCGTCATCAATCTTAACTATTTAACCATATAA